ACTGCTTCACCACAATAATTTCTCAGGTCCAATTCCTTCCTCTGTCTCCCCTAAACTCGTGGCATTCGATGTTTCCTTTAACTCCTTCTCTGGAAGAATTCCACCAGCATTTCAGAATCTGAGAAGACTCACCTGGTTGTATTTACAAAACAACAACATTTCTGGAACTATCCCTGAATTCAACCTTCCAAGGCTTAAACAATTGAATTTGAGCTATAATAACTTGAACGGAACAATTCCAAATTCTGTTAAGACATTTCCTTACACTTCTTTCGTAGGTAACTCGCGCTTATGCGGACCGCCTCTCAACAATTGCTCATCGATATCCCCTTCTCCATCTCCTTCCCCTGAGTATCAACCATCCTCTCCATCAACTACACAAGATCAAAAGGATCATAAGAATAACTTTGGCCTAGCTACTATACTTGCTCTTGTCATTGGAGGCATTGCATTTCTCTCCCTGCTAGTTTTAGTGTTCTTTATATGCTGTTTGAAGCGAAAACCGAAAGACAGTACTAAAAAAAGCGGTGGCATACTCAAACGGAAGGGATCTTGTGCTGGAAAGACTGAGATTTCCAAGAGTTTTGGGAGTGGAGTTCAAGAGGCCGAAAAGAACAAGTTATTCTTCTTTGAAGGTTCATCTTATAGCTTTGATCTTGAGGACTTACTGAAGGCTTCGGCCGAAGTTCTTGGTAAAGGGAGTTATGGAACAGCATACAAGGCTGTTTTGGAGGAAGGAACAACTGTGGTAGTTAAGCGGTTGAAGGAAGTTGTTGTTGGAAAGAAGGAGTTTGAGCAGCAGATGGAAATTGTTGGGAGGATTGGACGCCACCCGAATGTCATGCCGCTTCGTGCTTATTACTATTCCAAAGATGAGAAGCTTCTAGTTTATAACTTCATGCTTGGTGGAAGCTTGTTTCACTTGTTGCATGGTAAGTTCTAAGTTCACCATTGCTCCATGTATTTGTTGTCAATTATCATGGCATTTTTTGCACTCATTGCTTAGCTTTGTTCAGTAATTGGTAATCCATCGTAAAATTGAAGTAAGAATTTGTATGTAAGAGCGTAATTCCTGCCATAACCAGTACTAATTGATAATCCTATGTATTTGACTTATCTTCTGTCCCAAACAACAATAGGAAACAGGGGTGCAACAAGAACTCCATTAGACTGGGATTCAAGGGTGAAGATTTCACTTGGAGCAGCCAAGGGAGTTGCATTCATTCACTCTGAATGCGGTCCAAAGTTCACACATGGCAACATCAAATCCACCAATGTTCTCATATCCCAAGAACTTGATGCCTGCATATCCGATGTTGGCTTGCCTCCACTGATGAACACTCCGGCAACCATGTCAAGAGCCAATGGCTACCGTGCTCCAGAAGTAACTGATGCGAAGAAGATCACACAAAAATCTGATGTGTACAGCTTTGGTGTGCTGCTTCTTGAAATGTTGACAGGGAAGACACCAATGAGGCATCCGGGGCATGAAGACATCGTCGATCTTCCAAGGTGGGTGAAGTCTGTTGTTAGAGAAGAATGGACAGCTGAAGTTTTCGATGAGGAGCTTCTAAGAGGCCAATACGTTGAAGAGGAGATGGTGCAGATGCTTCAGATTGCATTGGCTTGTGTTGCTAAGGCACCTGATATGAGGCCTAGAATGGATGAAGCTGTTAGGATGATAGAGGAAATAAAGCACCCCGAGTCAAAGAACCGGCCGTCCTCTGAGTCGGAGTCTAATGCGCAAACACCATGATTGAGGAGTGTTCCTGGGGACAACATAGGATTTCATTTGAAGAAAACAAGTCTTGTGTTTTCCTGATTGATATTGTGTCCTCAAGCAATAATAAAGTTAAGTTTCATTGTAAAATACTAAtgttttttgttcttgttgGTTATACAAGTTTTTCAGTTGGTTCTGCTTTGTTGGCTTTTGAAACTTCATTGCTGATTGTTGTTCAGTGAATGGAAATAATTCGAGTTTCATCGTGCAGACCAGTGGATCATATTAACAAACATGTTGTGTGCTCTCTTCAATAATATAGCTCGATCCTTTGGCCATAATCTCATGTATTAATATTACTATTTTATACCTACAGAAATGCATATGGTGAAAGATATATACAAACACTAAGAAAACTGTAGAGCCTTACTAAAATTTGTGAAGTCCAGTAGTGTTGAAAACTTAAAATGTTAATGGATATGATGAAAGACATAcacaaaatttagaaaaaaaagtttACATAGTTTATTAATAGTTGGAGACTATAGTGTTTAAAGGCTATAGTGACTAAGCTAAGGATTAGATGATCTCAATAAGTTTAGATTATTAccaaaacatattttttaatgtttttaataattgctaaacaatttttttaaatttttatctattaattaattttttatatattatttaattttaaaattttagatttaatttttagtttattattttattattcattatccattatctcaattctcaaaccTCACGATATAACAATGTTAGTTTTcatggaagaagaaaaaagtatTGTCAATTGAGACTCCATTGTTCCATGATCATATGTTCTATGAATACGATCCATGGCTTCAAAATAACATGCAGATTGAATTTTGAGTTGAAAAAGGCTAAGAACCGGTATGAAGAAGGTACTATGCCCTCGAAACCATTCTTTGTGTCTCGACCGGGTGCAACAGAAGAAGACGATGGTAAGAATAGCATCTTGGCACCTTGGCgctctatttcttttcttttcatctATATATTAATGTCACATTTTGTTGGAACTTTTATAAACTATCTTAATTTCTCTCATGTCAGGCGTGGTAATCTCCATAATTAGTGAGAAAAATGGAATAACATATGCGCTGGTGTTAGATGGTTCCACTTTCAAAGAGATTGCTAGGTCCAAGTTTAgtaaaaaattagaaacaaatcaactataaatatttttcaattaattgtTTGTTGTTTCTATcccaaaaaatagagaaatccAATTAATTGGATGAATATGCCAATCAATTGGGTCAGTTATTTAACTAATTGGATAAATAACATAATCAATTgactaaaaagaaaaataaacttttaacaTCTTTCGTAAAAGTAATCGATTAATTGTAGGAAAAAAGATCATTGTGAATCAATCAACCAATGGATTATTGGATTCAACAAATCAATTGTTTTTTAGCGCAGTGCGATTTCATGCGATTTCAACGAATCACCAAAGGATGTATAATACCTGACTCCAAGAGCGACCACTATAATATGAAAAGCCCAGACCGATGATGATCTTAGAGAGTGAGGGAGATTCATACAACAATTACATTATAGGAATTGAGAAGATTGATGATAGATTATGAAATTGTTAATACTAGGATTATAAATAAAGACTATGGTTCTTATTCTGAGGTCGGACCTACAAGGTATTCCGATATTTAAGTTAACAAAAGTTTAATTAAGTTTCTAATAAATTAGGTTTGAAATATACCTGAGGATGTCAATATACTTGTAGTAGAGTCAATAACTATATTTTAGAGTAGTTCCACTTTTAGTGGTAGATAAACGTTTTCTTTTGTTATGAAAGTTGTTGAGATCTCCTTTATAGATGAATATGAGAGATTATAGGAGTTAATTACTGTTTCGGACAAGTAGGGTAGGATAACGTCGTCGCGTCCAACCTCTGTGAGGTCGGGCAGGTGTTAATTTGGCCACTATATGTTGATTGGGCTTTACTTATTTTAGGTCTGGCTAAGTTGTGGACCAAGATATGAACAGTGCCGCTACTTGAGACCGAGTTTTATTAGGTCGGTCTTAAGCATTGTAAGTCTTGTTGATTTTTTTGTAGTTGACTTATCACATCAGGTAATTCGCTTTTTAAGGGGTCAGGTCAGGTACTCGACGTGATTTAAAGAATCTGAAACATTGCGTCTTTTCataattatttgtatatttttttccGTTACTTTGTTAACCATACACTCATAAATGAGGGGGTAAATTTACCATTTTGTTCTTTAGGACTTATAAATACTCAACCcatttttcctttcttctttttgcttcttCTGAAACGTTTTGCTTCATTCTCTCTTAaagcttttcattttcttcattTTGAAATTCTGCTTTGAATCTTCGCTCGctctttcttaaaaatttttggaacgTTCGTGTGTTCACTGTTACGTGCTCTTCTTTATTTTGCTTTCAATCAAAGTTAGTCTTCcctcttttgttttattttttgcatCCTTGTATTTTGCTTGCTAATGTGCTTCTGGTACTATCATTTTTTGATGTTTATGTGAAGAGATGGTAATGATTTGTTGTTGATGTTCCTTCATGTTGATATTCCTTCATAGTTGTTTGGTAATTCtgcattctttttctttctttgagAAATTTATTCCTTCGCTGTAAATTAGTATGTTGAATGTGGGATTTTGCTCTGTGTTGCCTCCCAAATGGTGCCGTTTTGTTTCTTGAAAACAGCGCCATTTCAATCTTTTGTAATATGGTTTGCTTGCTGGATAATAGGTTTTAAGAACCATGAAGTTTCTTTGTTGAAAAAGACCCGACCTTTTGTGGGTTTTTCTGAATGTTTACATTCTTGTACCCGATTTTTCGACTTATTGTGATGATTTACTTTTGTTGTGTTGTAGGTATAGTTTTATGTCTCGTTCAGTAATACTCAACATGTCTTCTAAAGTTCTGTCCGACTTAGACTAGGTAGATATTACCATACTTTCTGCTGTCCCtataatcaataataaatatGCTGAGACTTTTTGTAGACAACATAGGTTATGTAGAGTTCCGAGAGATAGAGATAAATATGAGATTGAAGTTGCTGATCCCAAGGAGAGAATCTATTTTCTCCGACTTAATAAGTCAGAAGGTCATTTTATTTACATGTATGTGTGCTTTTTCACTAGGTTGGGGGCGAGACTCCATTTTTATGACTTTGAATCTGAAATTCTCTGTCTTTGCAAAATTTTTCCTTCTCAACTTCATCC
This sequence is a window from Arachis stenosperma cultivar V10309 chromosome 10, arast.V10309.gnm1.PFL2, whole genome shotgun sequence. Protein-coding genes within it:
- the LOC130954233 gene encoding probable inactive receptor kinase At5g58300; the protein is MKLRLSIVVLVLLSFIVSLFELIVADLNSDKQALLEFASAVPHAPRLNWNESTSVCNSWIGVTCNSNRTRVTGIRLPGIGLTGSIPENTLGKLDTLRVLSLHSNGLKGNLPSDIVSIPSLQFALLHHNNFSGPIPSSVSPKLVAFDVSFNSFSGRIPPAFQNLRRLTWLYLQNNNISGTIPEFNLPRLKQLNLSYNNLNGTIPNSVKTFPYTSFVGNSRLCGPPLNNCSSISPSPSPSPEYQPSSPSTTQDQKDHKNNFGLATILALVIGGIAFLSLLVLVFFICCLKRKPKDSTKKSGGILKRKGSCAGKTEISKSFGSGVQEAEKNKLFFFEGSSYSFDLEDLLKASAEVLGKGSYGTAYKAVLEEGTTVVVKRLKEVVVGKKEFEQQMEIVGRIGRHPNVMPLRAYYYSKDEKLLVYNFMLGGSLFHLLHGNRGATRTPLDWDSRVKISLGAAKGVAFIHSECGPKFTHGNIKSTNVLISQELDACISDVGLPPLMNTPATMSRANGYRAPEVTDAKKITQKSDVYSFGVLLLEMLTGKTPMRHPGHEDIVDLPRWVKSVVREEWTAEVFDEELLRGQYVEEEMVQMLQIALACVAKAPDMRPRMDEAVRMIEEIKHPESKNRPSSESESNAQTP